One Numenius arquata chromosome 10, bNumArq3.hap1.1, whole genome shotgun sequence DNA segment encodes these proteins:
- the PKD2 gene encoding polycystin-2, translated as MAGRGGCRRGQEQLELERLGEAARAGSCPPSPPLSACSRQAWSRDNPGFEPEEEGAAAGPVLEMDVEWGSPAAGASSSLGSGAAAQGSGGRRQRRLPAGRGGAEGPSRHQVPPDGAAPHRAAWAKRLAGRLRGLWGTRLMEESNTSRERYLKSVLRELVTYMIFLVVLCVLTYGTVSSSMYYYTRVMSQLFLEAPVSKMEKTDFKTLSTMDDFWKFTEGPLLDGLYWEMWYNNKTMAENKSFIYYENLLLGVPRIRQLKVRNGSCSIPEDLKDEIKDCYDVYSVANEDTAPFGLRNGTAWTYTNEKDLNGSSHWGLIATYSGAGYYQDLSRTREVTAVQIASLKKNLWLDRGTRAAFIDFSVYNANINLFCVVRLLVEFPATGGLVTSWQFQPVRLIHYISTFDFFLAACEVAFCLFVLYYMVEEILEIHIHRLHYFRSLWNCLDIVIIVLSVVAIGISIYRTSAIDMLLKKLLEDQNSFPNFEPLAYWQMQFNNIAAVTVFFVWIKLFKFVNFNRTMSQLSTTMSRCVKDVIGFAIMFFIIFLAYAQLAYLVFGTQIDDFSTFQDCIFTQFRILLGDFNFTEVEEANRILGPIYFSTFVFFMFFILLNMFLAIINDTYSEVKSDMAQQKAEMELSDLIRKGYNKAMIKLKLKKTTVDDISESLRQGGGKLNFDELRQDLKGKGHTDAEIEAIFTKYDQDGDQELTEHEHQQMRDDLEKEREDLDLDRSSLPRPLSSRSFPRSLDDSEEDEDEDSGHSSRRRGSSSSGVSYEEFQVLMRRVDRMEHSIGSIVSKIDAVIVKLEAMERAKLKRRDVLGRLLDGVTEDERLGRDNEIHREQMERLVREELERWESDDTASQMSHRLGTPLGLNGQPRSRNSRPSSSQSDGIDGGGGNGGNNIHM; from the exons ATGGCGGGCCGTGGAGGCTGCCGGCGCGGACAGGAGCAGTTGGAGCTGGAGCGGCTGGGCGAGGCAGCACGGGCCGGCTCCTGCCCACCGTCGCCGCCGCTCTCCGCCTGCTCGCGGCAGGCCTGGAGCCGGGACAACCCGGGCTTCGAGCCCgaggaggagggggcggcggcggggccggtgctgGAGATGGACGTGGAGTGGGGCAGCCCCGCGGCCGGCGCTTCGTCGTCGTTGGGCAGCGGAGCGGCGGCTCAGGGAAGtggcgggcggcggcagcggcggctccccgcggggcgcggcggggcagAGGGGCCGAGCCGCCACCAAGTGCCGCCCGACGGCGCCGCACCCCACCGCGCGGCCTGGGCCAAGCGCTTGGCGGGGCGGCTGCGAG gTCTGTGGGGGACAAGACTCATGGAAGAAAGCAACACTAGCAGAGAGCGATATCTGAAAAGTGTTTTACGGGAATTGGTTACGTACATGATTTTCCTTGTGGTCTTGTGTGTCT TGACTTACGGGACAGTGAGTTCCAGTATGTACTATTATACAAGGGTTATGTCGCAGCTCTTCCTGGAAGCGCCTGTAtcaaaaatggagaaaactgaTTTCAAAACTTTGTCCACAATGGATGACTTCTGGAAG TTCACAGAAGGCCCTTTGTTGGACGGTCTTTACTGGGAGATGTGGTACAACAACAAAACcatggcagaaaacaaaagcttcaTTTATTACGAGAACCTGCTCTTAGGGGTGCCTCGCATTCGGCAGCTAAAAGTGAGAAATGGGTCATGCTCAATACCTGAGGATTTAAAGGATGAAATCAAAGACTGCTATGATGTCTACTCTGTAGCTAATGAAGATACTGCTCCTTTTGGACTTCGGAATGGAACAGC TTGGACATACACCAATGAGAAGGATTTGAATGGGAGCAGCCACTGGGGCTTGATTGCCACATACAGTGGGGCTGGTTATTACCAAGACCTCTCAAGGACAAGAGAAGTGACAGCTGTGCAGATTGCTAGCCTTAAGAAGAACCTGTGGCTGGACAGAGGGACCAGAGCAGCTTTCATTGATTTCTCTGTATACAATGCAAACATCAACCTATTCTGCGTGGTCAG GTTGTTAGTGGAGTTTCCAGCGACTGGAGGCCTTGTTACGTCTTGGCAGTTTCAGCCAGTGAGGCTGATTCATTACATCTccacttttgatttttttctggcagCCTGTGAAGTGgcattttgtctttttgttctttattatatGGTGGAAGAGATCTTAGAAATTCATATTCATAGACTGCATTACTTCAGAAGTCTCTGGAATTGCCTTGATATCGTTATCATTGTG CTCTCTGTGGTAGCTATAGGAATTAGCATCTATAGGACATCAGCTATTGATATGCTCCTGAAGAAGCTACTGGAAGATCAGAACTCGTTCCCCAATTTTGAACCTTTGGCATATTGGCAAATGCAATTCAACAACATTGCTGCAGTCACTGTGTTTTTTGTCTGGATTAAG cttTTCAAATTTGTTAACTTCAACAGAACAATGAGTCAGTTATCCACTACCATGTCTCGCTGCGTCAAAGATGTCATTGGCTTTGCTattatgttttttattattttcttagcaTATGCTCAGTTGGCCTATCTTGTCTTTGGCACTCAAATCGATGACTTCAGCACTTTCCAGGACTGCAT atttacTCAGTTCCGCATCCTTTTGGGAGACTTCAACTTCACAGAGGTTGAAGAAGCTAATCGAATTTTGGGACCAAtttatttctctacatttgtgtTCTTTATGTTCTTCATTCTTTTG AACATGTTTTTGGCCATTATCAATGATACGTACTCCGAGGTCAAATCAGATATGGCACAACAGAAGGCAGAAATGGAACTGTCTGACCTTATCAGAAAG GGCTACAACAAAGCCATGATCAAACTTAAATTGAAGAAAACTACTGTTGACGACATTTCAGAAAGTCTGAGACAGGGTGGGGGAAAACTAAATTTTGATGAACTCCGTCAAGATCTAAAAGG GAAGGGGCACACAGATGCAGAGATTGAAGCAATATTTACCAAATATGACCAGGATGGGGACCAGGAATTGACAGAGCATGAACATCAGCAGATGAGAGATGACCTGGAGAAAGAGAGG GAGGATCTGGACCTGGATAGGAGTTCTCTGCCACGTCCTCTGAGCAGTCGCAGCTTTCCTCGGAGCTTGGACGActctgaggaggatgaggatgaagacaGTGGACACAGCTCCAGGAGGAGGGGCAGCAGCTCTAGTGGGGTTTCCTATGAAGAGTTCCAAGT ACTCATGAGGCGGGTTGATCGCATGGAACACTCTATCGGTAGTATTGTCTCTAAAATTGATGCGGTTATTGTGAAGCTTGAAGCGATGGAGAGAGCCAAGCTAAAAAGGAGAGATGTTTTGGGAAGACTCTTAGATGGAGTGACAGAG GATGAAAGACTGGGTCGTGACAATGAAATCCACAGGGAACAAATGGAGCGACTTGTGCGAGAGGAGTTGGAGCGATGGGAATCAGATGATACAGCATCCCAAATGAGCCATCGGTTGGGAACACCACTTGGACTGAATGGCCAGCCTCGTTCGAGGAACTCTCGGCCATCTTCCTCCCAGTCAGATGGTATtgatgggggaggaggaaatgggGGGAATAACATCCACATGTAG
- the SPP1 gene encoding osteopontin, with amino-acid sequence MKVAVLCLCLINITAAWPVSKSKQHAISASSEEKYDPRGHHSHRYHHHHHHHVNSQSWESLQHPQNDLASPQQTLQSSEEYVDDPVQPHFPDASSKSHEDVDGDDDDNDSNDTDESDEVVTSFPTDIPVTVPFPPFPFTRGDNTGRGDSVAYRVRPKAAVVKSSKLRKAAKKLRVYDASEDGESSLDAGSQQAGLSWEGAAAHHSLGKHAISREWADKSHGQDTSELDSKQHDQSTENDSRQKFDSYEAEGDHSKASIRGDSHQSMESRESQVRVSAKNPDDNSNQTLESAEDAQEHHSIENNEVTL; translated from the exons ATGAAGGTGGCAGTTCTGTGTTTATGCCTTATCAACATCACCGCTGCATGGCCA GTAAGTAAGTCCAAGCAGCATGCCATTTCTGCcagctctgaagaaaaatat gacCCCAGGGGCCATCACTCACACAGatatcatcaccaccaccaccaccatgtgAATTCTCAGTCTTGGGAGAGTCTGCAGCACCCACAGAATGACCTGGCGTCACCTCAGCAG ACTCTCCAGTCTTCAGAAGAGTACGTGGATGACCCGGTACAACCA CACTTTCCTGATGCGTCAAGCAAGAGCCATGAAGATGTGGATGGTGACGATGATGATAATGATTCCAATGACACGGATGAATCTGATGAGGTTGTCACGAGTTTCCCCACAGACATTCCAGTAACTGTACCCTTCCCACCTTTCCCTTTCACTCGGGGAGACAACACTGGCAGAGGTGACAGTGTGGCCTACAGGGTGAGGCCAAAAGCTGCAGTGGTGAAGTCTAGCAAACTCCgcaaagctgcaaaaaag CTCAGAGTGTATGATGCCAGCGAGGATGGTGAGAGCTCCCTGGATGCAGGCAGCCAGCAAGCAGGGCTCTCCTGGGAGGGTGCTGCTGCCCACCACTCCCTGGGGAAGCACGCAATCAGCAGGGAATGGGCTGACAAGAGCCATGGGCAGGACACCAGCGAGCTGGACAGCAAGCAGCATGACCAGAGCACAGAGAACGACAGCCGGCAGAAATTCGATAGCTATGAGGCGGAAGGAGATCATAGCAAGGCTAGCATCAGAGGGGATAGCCACCAGAGCATGGAAAGCAGGGAGAGCCAGGTCCGTGTTTCAGCCAAGAACCCCGACGATAACAGCAATCAAACGCTGGAGAGTGCCGAGGATGCTCAAGAACACCACAGCATCGAAAATAACGAAGTCACActttaa